Proteins encoded within one genomic window of Acidimicrobiia bacterium:
- a CDS encoding YdeI/OmpD-associated family protein — translation MSSPRVPGGVVHELPTDLRSALVANSTALALWKDITPLARNEFICWVEDAKQEKTRERRIRRTQEELEDGMRRPCCWPGCKHRERTGR, via the coding sequence ATGAGCAGCCCGCGGGTGCCGGGTGGGGTCGTGCACGAGCTTCCGACCGACCTGCGTAGCGCGCTCGTCGCCAACTCGACCGCGCTCGCGCTGTGGAAGGACATCACGCCGCTCGCGCGCAACGAGTTCATCTGCTGGGTCGAGGACGCGAAGCAGGAGAAGACGCGAGAGCGTCGCATCCGCCGGACGCAGGAAGAGCTCGAAGACGGCATGCGCCGCCCGTGCTGCTGGCCCGGTTGCAAGCACCGCGAGCGCACCGGCAGGTAG
- a CDS encoding SRPBCC family protein — protein sequence MASGISEVDIDRSADDVWKVAGDFAGLASWMPGIEKCTLDGDVRTIEMSGMEIGEKLVARDDAARAITYSIVSGPAPVEHHEATITVTPKGAGSHVTWSVDVAPDEMLDLFTGIYQQSLDALKAHVEG from the coding sequence ATGGCCAGTGGCATCAGTGAAGTCGACATCGACCGCAGCGCCGACGACGTGTGGAAGGTCGCGGGCGACTTCGCCGGCCTCGCGTCGTGGATGCCGGGGATCGAGAAGTGCACGCTCGACGGCGATGTCCGCACGATCGAGATGAGCGGCATGGAGATCGGCGAGAAGTTGGTGGCGCGCGACGACGCGGCGCGCGCGATCACGTACTCGATCGTCTCCGGGCCCGCTCCGGTCGAGCATCACGAGGCGACCATCACGGTGACGCCGAAGGGCGCGGGCTCGCACGTCACGTGGAGCGTCGACGTCGCGCCCGACGAGATGCTCGATCTCTTCACCGGCATCTACCAGCAGAGCCTCGACGCCTTGAAGGCGCACGTCGAAGGCTGA
- a CDS encoding geranylgeranyl reductase family protein: MDRPFDVIVIGAGPAGVAAGIRAVEHGLATVVLDAATFPRDKTCGDGLTTNALRLLEELGLPRAALGCDAYEPVREVVLVSPSGRHVPLPIGAGGERAGVISRLQLDQALVDLARSRGVDVRESWRVAAVSPTSRGVRVLSDTEAELSARFVIACDGHFSPVRRAWQGTGPELGEWHAARQYFSGVTDRRLWVDFERDLLPGYAWVFPLPGGRANVGFGVLRDGRKGRDLKALWPDLLARPVLRDILGPAAVPEDRVRAWPIPTRYRAASLADGRVLFAGDAAAVVDPMTGEGIAQALETGMLAATAVADAPDDPELVDARYRRAVARALGTDLRFAGMLQRVLARPALARGAIRTVAINDWTRRNFARWMFEDYPRAALFTPRRWHRGMFVGAGAYGADVTV; encoded by the coding sequence ATGGACCGGCCGTTCGATGTGATCGTGATCGGCGCGGGACCCGCGGGAGTGGCTGCGGGGATCCGCGCGGTCGAGCACGGGCTCGCGACCGTCGTGCTCGACGCGGCGACGTTCCCGCGCGACAAGACGTGCGGTGATGGGCTCACCACGAACGCGCTGCGGTTGCTCGAGGAGCTCGGCCTGCCGCGTGCGGCGCTCGGATGCGACGCGTACGAACCGGTGCGCGAGGTCGTGCTGGTCTCTCCGTCGGGTCGACACGTGCCGCTGCCGATCGGTGCGGGCGGCGAGCGCGCCGGCGTCATCTCGCGGCTGCAACTCGATCAGGCGTTGGTAGACCTCGCGCGCTCGCGAGGTGTCGACGTGCGCGAGTCGTGGCGCGTCGCCGCGGTCTCGCCGACGTCGCGCGGCGTACGGGTTCTCAGCGACACCGAGGCCGAGCTGTCGGCGCGCTTCGTGATCGCGTGCGACGGCCACTTCTCCCCCGTCCGCCGCGCGTGGCAGGGAACCGGGCCGGAGCTCGGTGAGTGGCACGCGGCGCGCCAGTACTTCAGTGGCGTCACCGATCGACGGCTGTGGGTCGACTTCGAGCGCGACCTGTTACCCGGGTACGCGTGGGTGTTCCCCTTGCCCGGCGGGCGCGCCAATGTTGGGTTCGGCGTCCTGCGCGACGGCCGCAAGGGTCGCGATCTCAAGGCGCTGTGGCCCGACCTCTTGGCGCGTCCCGTGTTGCGCGACATCCTCGGGCCGGCCGCGGTTCCGGAAGACCGCGTGCGCGCGTGGCCGATCCCCACGCGGTATCGCGCGGCTTCACTCGCCGACGGGCGCGTGCTGTTCGCGGGCGACGCGGCCGCGGTCGTCGACCCGATGACCGGCGAAGGCATCGCGCAGGCGCTCGAGACCGGCATGCTCGCGGCGACTGCCGTTGCGGATGCGCCCGATGATCCCGAGCTGGTCGACGCGCGATACCGACGCGCGGTCGCGCGTGCGCTCGGCACCGATCTTCGCTTCGCGGGCATGTTGCAGCGGGTGTTGGCGCGGCCCGCGCTGGCCCGCGGGGCGATCCGAACGGTCGCGATCAACGACTGGACCCGGCGCAACTTCGCGCGCTGGATGTTCGAGGACTATCCGCGCGCCGCGCTGTTCACGCCGCGCCGCTGGCACCGGGGCATGTTCGTGGGAGCGGGCGCGTACGGGGCCGACGTGACAGTCTGA
- a CDS encoding ABC transporter permease subunit: MSALVATELRRFFSRRLVHGAFAFGIAISVLVLVILTVRSDFRTDTMGRTTQCPAPTAAPGAPATAPATIAPTDPGASCVTSNVSQRRDHRLKIGSNFSGTVQGTGVAMVFVAFVIGASFIGADMAAGSLGNQLVFEPRRTRVVVAKAVAVGIATASLAVVLLLWIGLLQYVGSEMRGVVAGLDGSWFAARAGDIVRVAAAVGLAAATSYAITVVTRRTVAAVAGLLVVGWVSAIIGNLHAWHWVGKFNPATAFVIVAVDPRLAVADRSRTLTTGGAAVSACVWTVGLCVLGIFVFGRREVR; the protein is encoded by the coding sequence GTGAGCGCGCTGGTCGCGACGGAGCTCCGCCGCTTCTTCTCGCGCCGGCTCGTGCACGGCGCGTTCGCGTTCGGCATCGCGATATCGGTGCTCGTGCTCGTGATCCTCACGGTCCGCTCCGACTTCCGCACCGACACGATGGGTCGGACCACCCAATGTCCGGCGCCGACGGCCGCGCCGGGCGCCCCGGCCACCGCCCCCGCCACCATCGCGCCCACGGACCCCGGCGCGAGCTGCGTCACGAGCAACGTGTCGCAGCGCCGGGATCATCGTCTGAAGATCGGGTCGAACTTCTCCGGCACCGTCCAGGGAACCGGCGTCGCCATGGTGTTCGTCGCGTTCGTGATCGGCGCGTCGTTCATCGGCGCCGACATGGCCGCGGGCTCGCTCGGCAACCAACTCGTGTTCGAGCCGCGCCGAACGCGCGTGGTCGTCGCGAAAGCCGTCGCGGTCGGAATCGCCACGGCGTCGTTGGCCGTGGTGCTCCTGCTCTGGATCGGGCTCCTGCAATACGTCGGGTCGGAGATGCGCGGCGTCGTCGCGGGACTCGACGGATCGTGGTTCGCGGCGCGCGCGGGCGACATCGTGCGGGTCGCGGCCGCGGTCGGGCTGGCCGCGGCGACGTCCTACGCGATCACCGTCGTGACCCGCCGGACGGTGGCCGCGGTCGCGGGCCTGCTCGTCGTCGGATGGGTGAGCGCGATCATCGGCAATCTCCACGCGTGGCACTGGGTCGGCAAGTTCAATCCGGCGACCGCGTTCGTGATCGTCGCCGTCGACCCGCGTCTCGCCGTCGCCGACCGGTCGCGCACGCTCACCACGGGCGGCGCCGCCGTGTCGGCCTGCGTGTGGACCGTCGGCCTGTGCGTGTTGGGCATCTTCGTGTTCGGGCGGCGCGAGGTGCGCTGA
- a CDS encoding ABC transporter ATP-binding protein, with the protein MAAIEARGLVKEYRSSRGAVKALDGLDLEVPEGGVFGFLGANGAGKTTTIRAVVGHLVANGGTMRVLGAEIPKALPKIIDRVGALVEQPLFFPGFSGRRNLELLARSRKFPRSRVDSVLETVGLAPRADSRFATYSLGMKQRLGVAAVLLKEPELLILDEPANGLDPEGILEMRTLLRELAGQGRTVFVSSHLLAEVQQTCDRVAIVAHGRTIASGTVHELLQGTVARFRVAIPGGPQELSNAVDALSAAGFRGTHDERGRLVVEVTSDRAHEVTRALAAASIYLAELSPVERTLEEAFLEITHEDRGQQ; encoded by the coding sequence GTGGCGGCGATCGAAGCCCGGGGGCTCGTCAAGGAGTATCGGAGCTCGCGGGGCGCCGTGAAGGCGCTCGACGGGCTCGATCTCGAGGTGCCCGAGGGCGGCGTCTTCGGGTTCCTCGGCGCCAACGGTGCGGGGAAGACGACGACGATCCGCGCGGTCGTCGGCCATCTCGTCGCCAACGGCGGGACGATGCGCGTGCTCGGCGCCGAGATCCCGAAGGCCCTGCCGAAGATCATCGACCGCGTGGGCGCCCTCGTGGAGCAGCCGCTCTTCTTCCCGGGCTTCAGCGGGCGCCGCAATCTCGAGCTGCTCGCGCGCAGCCGCAAGTTCCCGCGCTCGCGGGTCGACTCGGTGCTCGAGACCGTCGGCCTGGCGCCGCGCGCCGACTCGCGGTTCGCGACCTACTCACTCGGCATGAAGCAGCGGCTCGGGGTCGCCGCGGTGCTGTTGAAGGAGCCCGAGCTCTTGATCCTCGACGAGCCGGCGAACGGGCTCGACCCCGAGGGCATCCTCGAGATGCGCACCCTGTTGCGGGAGCTCGCCGGGCAGGGGCGCACCGTCTTCGTGTCGAGTCACCTGCTGGCCGAGGTGCAGCAGACGTGTGACCGCGTCGCGATCGTGGCGCACGGCCGCACGATCGCGTCGGGCACCGTGCACGAGCTGTTGCAGGGAACCGTCGCCCGCTTCCGCGTCGCCATCCCCGGCGGGCCGCAGGAGCTCTCGAACGCGGTCGACGCGCTCAGCGCGGCGGGGTTCCGCGGCACACACGACGAGCGCGGCCGGCTCGTCGTCGAGGTCACTTCCGATCGCGCGCACGAGGTGACGCGCGCGCTCGCGGCGGCGTCGATCTACCTCGCCGAGCTGAGCCCGGTCGAGCGCACGCTCGAAGAGGCGTTCCTCGAGATCACGCACGAAGATCGCGGACAGCAGTGA
- a CDS encoding electron transfer flavoprotein subunit beta/FixA family protein — protein MNVVVCVKQIPDPAVPGALDADHTLKREGKLVLDESDSYGVEMALQLVDAAGGGEVTLVSMAPNNEVSGLRTALAMGAAKAVLVSDPACEGTDALGTAKVIAKCVERLGDTDLVLTATESTDGYTGTIPGQVAEILGWPALTFSKHVEIADGKAKVQRQTEAGYDVVEASLPAVVSVTAGVVEPRYPSFKGIMAAKNKPVDQVTASDLGLGDQVGWAGARQEITNVEPAPARQAGEKFEDDGTGFEKVVAFLEKLKVI, from the coding sequence GTGAACGTCGTCGTCTGTGTGAAGCAGATTCCCGATCCCGCGGTGCCCGGTGCGCTCGACGCGGATCACACGTTGAAGCGCGAGGGCAAGCTCGTGCTCGACGAGTCCGACAGCTACGGCGTCGAGATGGCGCTGCAACTCGTCGACGCCGCGGGCGGCGGTGAGGTCACGCTCGTCTCGATGGCACCGAACAACGAGGTGTCGGGACTGCGCACCGCGCTCGCGATGGGCGCGGCGAAGGCCGTGCTCGTCTCCGATCCCGCGTGCGAGGGCACCGACGCGCTCGGCACCGCGAAGGTGATCGCGAAGTGCGTCGAGCGTCTCGGCGACACCGACCTCGTGCTCACCGCGACCGAGTCGACCGACGGGTACACCGGCACGATCCCCGGGCAGGTCGCGGAGATCCTCGGTTGGCCCGCGCTCACGTTCTCGAAGCACGTCGAGATCGCCGACGGCAAGGCGAAGGTGCAGCGCCAGACCGAAGCGGGCTACGACGTCGTCGAGGCGTCGCTCCCCGCGGTCGTGAGCGTGACGGCCGGTGTGGTCGAGCCGCGTTACCCCTCGTTCAAGGGGATCATGGCCGCGAAGAACAAGCCGGTGGACCAGGTCACCGCGAGCGACCTCGGTCTCGGTGACCAGGTCGGCTGGGCCGGCGCGCGCCAGGAGATCACGAACGTCGAGCCTGCGCCCGCGCGCCAGGCCGGCGAGAAGTTCGAGGACGACGGCACCGGCTTCGAGAAGGTCGTCGCGTTCCTCGAGAAGCTCAAGGTCATCTGA
- a CDS encoding electron transfer flavoprotein subunit alpha/FixB family protein, with protein sequence MTLSKVWVFAETAGDKVTSATLELLTKARELGSTVEVVYAGDDATAVATQVGEYGATKVFHVDPAGALPGAVAGVAIAGLVSEHQPDAVLFVQSYDGRDALARLSVRLDVPVFTNGMSLSLAGDDVQFGTAIFGGTVNVDAKSKAGKPALVAIRPKSFAAEASGGGAAEVVEVGAVDAGRAAEAKVLERFEEEQTGPKLEEAAVVVSGGRGLGAAENYKPLVEELAKLLKGAFGASRAIVDAGWVPYALQVGQTGKTVKPKVYIAIGISGATQHLVGMKNSDNIIAINKDSEAPIFGVADLGIVGDAHKVVPALIEAIKAHG encoded by the coding sequence ATGACGCTCTCGAAGGTCTGGGTCTTCGCCGAGACCGCGGGTGACAAGGTGACCTCGGCGACGCTCGAGCTCCTCACGAAGGCGCGTGAGCTCGGTTCGACGGTCGAGGTCGTGTACGCGGGCGACGACGCGACCGCGGTCGCGACGCAGGTGGGCGAGTACGGCGCGACGAAGGTCTTCCACGTCGACCCCGCGGGCGCGTTGCCCGGCGCGGTCGCGGGTGTCGCGATCGCCGGTCTCGTCTCCGAGCACCAGCCCGACGCGGTGCTGTTCGTCCAGAGCTACGACGGCCGCGACGCGCTCGCGCGCCTCTCCGTGCGGCTCGACGTGCCGGTGTTCACCAACGGAATGAGCCTCTCGCTCGCCGGCGACGACGTGCAGTTCGGCACCGCGATCTTCGGTGGCACGGTGAACGTCGACGCGAAGTCGAAGGCCGGCAAGCCGGCGCTCGTCGCGATCCGGCCGAAGTCGTTCGCGGCCGAGGCGTCCGGCGGCGGCGCGGCGGAAGTCGTCGAAGTCGGCGCGGTCGACGCGGGGCGCGCGGCCGAAGCCAAGGTGCTCGAGCGCTTCGAAGAGGAGCAGACGGGCCCGAAGCTCGAGGAAGCGGCGGTCGTCGTCTCCGGCGGACGCGGCCTCGGCGCCGCCGAGAACTACAAGCCGCTCGTCGAGGAGCTCGCGAAGCTGCTCAAGGGCGCGTTCGGCGCGTCGCGCGCGATCGTCGACGCGGGCTGGGTGCCGTACGCGTTGCAGGTCGGTCAGACCGGCAAGACGGTCAAGCCGAAGGTCTACATCGCGATCGGCATCTCCGGCGCGACGCAGCACCTCGTCGGGATGAAGAACAGCGACAACATCATCGCGATCAACAAGGACTCGGAGGCGCCGATCTTCGGTGTCGCCGACCTCGGCATCGTCGGTGACGCGCACAAGGTCGTCCCCGCGCTCATCGAGGCCATCAAGGCACACGGCTAG
- a CDS encoding metallophosphoesterase family protein, with translation MPGCDFTRRDLLRWTAVGAASPLLMQRLHFLSGVAAAAPKRGAITPVNLELVTLAEDRAVITWYTGLTGTDDGLGRMVPAPTHGEVHWGTHPGRLNHVAGSFQDDTPYHYVEIDGLEPGRTYYYRAWSNGQPALPTQFTLIDGNAVGTSDFGIASGGPYSFTTPQPPPGSFLFSIVLCNDLHMGELTAGLLGGTSIPGIQQEPGLPKYTQVMLAALVQDASRLNADYLLAAGDISAEAVPHDLSHAGQLLGKFGKYGSDYLVVRGNHDRAHVGDPYANCRVGQWQGNDCFHDRFFPGDQPTYFSRDLRGLRVVGIDTYDKPGDGGDAGALSPDQYEWFRSELATHRNQPTLVFGHHPLVVEESPFPVSASNTLDPTQATTILQDYDAMPGMFLHHAGHTHRNHRTISPLAPSVTHQEIAAGKEYPGGFSLLRLHTGGFALNFYKTRTDLARRWSERSRQEIAGLWPQFALGNHVSDRNTVVAHDLSDLKRVRDEEPAHA, from the coding sequence GTGCCGGGCTGCGATTTCACGCGTCGAGACCTCCTGCGCTGGACCGCGGTGGGGGCGGCTTCGCCCCTGCTCATGCAGCGGCTCCATTTCCTGAGCGGGGTCGCCGCGGCCGCGCCCAAGCGCGGCGCGATCACGCCGGTGAACCTCGAGCTCGTGACGCTCGCCGAGGACCGCGCCGTCATCACCTGGTACACGGGCCTCACCGGGACCGACGACGGCCTCGGGCGGATGGTGCCCGCGCCGACGCACGGTGAGGTGCACTGGGGCACGCATCCGGGGCGGCTGAACCACGTCGCGGGCAGCTTCCAGGACGACACGCCGTATCACTACGTCGAGATCGACGGCCTCGAGCCCGGGCGCACGTACTACTACCGCGCCTGGTCGAACGGGCAGCCCGCGCTGCCGACGCAGTTCACGCTGATCGACGGCAACGCGGTCGGCACGTCCGACTTCGGGATCGCGTCCGGCGGTCCGTACAGCTTCACGACGCCGCAGCCGCCGCCCGGCTCGTTCCTCTTCTCGATCGTGCTCTGCAACGACCTGCACATGGGCGAGCTCACCGCCGGACTCCTCGGCGGCACGAGCATCCCCGGCATCCAGCAGGAGCCCGGCCTCCCGAAGTACACGCAGGTGATGCTCGCCGCGCTCGTGCAGGACGCGAGCCGGCTCAATGCCGACTACCTGCTCGCCGCGGGCGACATCTCGGCCGAGGCGGTGCCGCACGATCTGAGTCATGCCGGGCAGCTGCTCGGCAAGTTCGGGAAGTACGGGAGCGACTATCTCGTCGTGCGCGGCAACCACGATCGCGCGCACGTCGGCGATCCGTACGCGAACTGCCGGGTCGGGCAGTGGCAGGGCAACGACTGCTTCCACGACCGGTTCTTCCCGGGCGACCAACCGACGTACTTCAGCCGCGACCTGCGCGGGCTGCGCGTCGTCGGCATCGACACCTACGACAAGCCCGGAGACGGCGGCGACGCGGGCGCGCTCTCGCCGGATCAATACGAGTGGTTCCGCAGTGAGCTCGCGACGCACCGCAACCAGCCGACGTTGGTGTTCGGCCATCATCCGCTCGTCGTCGAGGAGTCACCGTTCCCGGTCTCGGCGAGCAACACGCTCGACCCGACGCAGGCGACGACGATCCTCCAGGACTACGACGCGATGCCGGGCATGTTCCTGCACCACGCCGGCCACACGCATCGCAACCACCGCACGATCAGCCCGCTCGCGCCGAGCGTCACGCACCAGGAGATCGCGGCGGGCAAGGAGTATCCGGGCGGCTTCTCGCTGCTGCGGCTGCACACCGGCGGCTTCGCGCTGAACTTCTACAAGACGCGGACCGATCTCGCGCGGCGATGGAGCGAACGGAGTCGGCAGGAGATCGCCGGGCTGTGGCCGCAGTTCGCGCTCGGCAACCACGTGTCGGATCGCAACACCGTCGTGGCCCACGACCTGTCGGACCTGAAGCGCGTGCGGGACGAGGAACCGGCGCATGCCTGA
- a CDS encoding DUF2237 domain-containing protein, producing MPERNVIGGDLEPCGTEPLTGFYRDGCCNTGPEDLGSHTICAVVSAEFLEHQRSIGNDLITPMPQYRFPGLVPGDRWCVTAANWLRAHLDGAAAPVVLASTHERALEIVPLGVLQQHAVDVPESPGALDG from the coding sequence ATGCCTGAGCGCAACGTGATCGGCGGCGACCTGGAGCCGTGCGGAACCGAGCCGCTCACCGGCTTCTACCGCGACGGTTGCTGCAACACCGGACCGGAGGATCTCGGCAGCCACACGATCTGCGCGGTCGTGAGCGCCGAGTTCCTCGAGCATCAACGCAGCATCGGCAACGACCTCATCACGCCGATGCCGCAATACCGCTTTCCCGGCCTCGTGCCCGGTGACCGGTGGTGCGTCACCGCCGCGAACTGGTTGCGCGCGCACCTCGACGGCGCGGCCGCGCCGGTCGTGCTCGCGTCGACACACGAGCGCGCGCTCGAGATCGTTCCGCTCGGCGTGCTGCAGCAGCACGCGGTCGACGTGCCCGAGAGCCCCGGCGCGCTCGACGGCTGA